In Corynebacterium endometrii, one DNA window encodes the following:
- a CDS encoding pseudouridine synthase has product MTAPMPSEKKSITGARRAFKSMVKNIAHRRKGFTPLPIRDGLNPTRARVPAEEAGISAWDFIWHLVRSQRHRHPEDNEAAVDRRFAAGEVVLRDTTPLAPETPLAAGEDVWFYRTPAIEEEVPYDITVIHEDENLLVADKPPFMATMPRAKHIVQTATVQLRRITGIQELSPAHRLDRLTSGILVFTKTREVRGAYQTLFAERRVEKTYEAIAERQDFETPLLWETRIEKTPGEIQGRLVDGPINAITTLAAVEQLNEGEQELLNALHGPLAPQARYVLRPKTGKTHQLRLHMWRAGVPILGDPVYPVIYPAEAEDMSIPMHLTARNIGFIDPITDKPREFWTQRQIIAPNS; this is encoded by the coding sequence ATGACGGCGCCAATGCCGTCAGAGAAAAAGTCAATTACCGGTGCAAGAAGGGCGTTCAAATCCATGGTTAAAAATATAGCCCATCGGCGTAAAGGTTTCACCCCCCTTCCTATCCGTGACGGCCTGAACCCCACCCGGGCGCGAGTCCCTGCCGAAGAAGCCGGAATATCCGCCTGGGATTTCATCTGGCACCTGGTGCGCAGCCAGCGCCACCGCCACCCAGAAGACAATGAGGCGGCGGTAGATAGGCGCTTCGCCGCCGGCGAGGTGGTGCTGCGCGATACCACGCCCCTCGCGCCAGAGACCCCTCTCGCTGCCGGTGAAGACGTGTGGTTCTACCGCACGCCCGCAATCGAAGAAGAAGTTCCATATGACATCACCGTGATCCACGAGGACGAGAACCTCCTAGTCGCGGACAAGCCGCCCTTCATGGCCACCATGCCCCGGGCCAAGCACATTGTGCAGACCGCAACCGTCCAGCTTCGCCGCATAACCGGAATCCAAGAGCTCTCGCCCGCGCACCGACTAGACCGGCTAACCTCCGGCATCTTGGTGTTTACCAAGACCCGTGAGGTGCGCGGCGCCTATCAAACGCTCTTCGCGGAAAGGCGGGTGGAAAAAACCTACGAGGCGATCGCGGAACGCCAGGATTTTGAGACTCCCCTCCTGTGGGAGACGCGCATCGAAAAGACCCCCGGCGAAATACAGGGCCGGCTGGTGGACGGGCCGATTAACGCGATTACCACCCTGGCCGCCGTTGAGCAGCTCAACGAGGGGGAACAGGAGTTGCTTAACGCCCTCCATGGCCCCCTGGCGCCCCAAGCCCGCTACGTATTGAGGCCAAAGACCGGGAAGACTCATCAATTGCGCCTGCACATGTGGCGGGCGGGGGTTCCAATCCTCGGGGACCCGGTTTATCCGGTTATCTACCCAGCCGAGGCCGAGGACATGAGCATTCCGATGCATCTGACCGCACGCAACATTGGCTTTATCGATCCCATAACGGACAAACCCCGGGAGTTTTGGACTCAGCGGCAGATTATCGCCCCTAACAGCTAA